One window of Mixophyes fleayi isolate aMixFle1 chromosome 3, aMixFle1.hap1, whole genome shotgun sequence genomic DNA carries:
- the C3H3orf80 gene encoding putative membrane protein C3orf80 homolog, whose translation MCLSSGLLPECDDAGLALISEAAMHNTHTMIKLSESKVTRTRNPKKGLTSSSAAVYCRGLQLSSPHFPSLKTHQDVRLLVTLPKCACCSVPAPPALSGAVLLLRMVQCFSEGSLVITAVLLWVELLQESQAGWSCGDLLCGEKEGCCVFGNVSHTEIKCCKLPFHTFLDNVGWFVRKLSGLLILLVLFAIGYFLQRMICPSPRRYTRQQQRGQGGPGLLNETSSQDSLIDSVRHLSEHELRIISSPVFLQLPSYEEVKYLPTYEESMRPSQVILPVSQIPAQAEDGGSGTLPPYTH comes from the coding sequence ATGTGTCTCTCATCTGGTCTGCTTCCAGAGTGTGATGATGCTGGGTTGGCATTGATATCTGAAGCTGCTATGCACAACACTCATACGATGATCAAGTTGTCTGAGTCCAAGGTCACTAGAACAAGAAACCCCAAGAAAGGACTCACATCCTCATCAGCAGCAGTATATTGCAGGGGGCTGCAGCTTTCCAGTCCTCATTTCCCCTCCCTAAAGACTCATCAAGATGTTAGGTTGCTGGTGACACTTCCAAAGTGTGCATGCTGCAGTGTGCCTGCTCCCCCTGCGCTGAGCGGAGCGGTGCTGCTGCTGAGGATGGTGCAGTGCTTCTCGGAAGGGTCCCTGGTGATCACAGCAGTGCTGCTGTGGGTTGAGCTGCTGCAGGAGTCCCAGGCTGGCTGGAGCTGTGGAGATCTGCTGTGCGGGGAGAAGGAGGGCTGCTGTGTGTTTGGGAACGTCAGTCACACTGAGATCAAATGCTGCAAGCTGCCTTTCCATACTTTCCTGGACAATGTGGGCTGGTTTGTCAGGAAGCTTTCCGGGCTCCTCATACTGTTGGTGCTCTTTGCTATCGGCTACTTCCTGCAGCGCATGATCTGCCCCAGTCCTCGCAGGTATACTCGCCAACAACAGCGGGGACAAGGCGGGCCGGGGCTGCTCAACGAGACCAGCTCCCAGGACTCTCTTATAGATAGTGTCAGACACCTTTCCGAGCATGAGCTCCGCATCATTTCATCCCCTGTGTTCCTGCAGCTGCCCAGCTATGAAGAGGTCAAGTACTTGCCCACCTATGAAGAGTCAATGAGACCCAGCCAGGTCATATTACCGGTGTCTCAGATCCCAGCCCAAGCAGAAGATGGAGGGTCAGGAACCTTGCCTCCCTATACACATTAA